TATTCATTCTATTcgcttattttctatttatactCGCTATTCTACCCGCTTATACTTAGATCTGTGACTATGGAGAACAACAAACCAATTGTTACTCCAGTGTTGCTCAAAGGAGCAAATTACTTGTTgtggaaaagaaccacaaagaccgcaCTTAGTGGCCGGGGATTATGGATCCATGTTGAGACGGATCAACTTCCAAAAAAAGCCATTAAGGAGGATGGTAAAGCAGAAAaggaagacaaggaggctgatcTAGAAAGGGATgtcaagtggttccaagaagatcagacaATGCTTGCTATTCTCCAAAACTCGCTGGACgcaccaatccttgaagcataCTCGTATTACGAGACAGCCAAGGAGTTGTGGGAGACGCTTGCGAATGTTTATGGAAACGTGACCAACTTAACTCGAGTGTTTGAGGTTAAGAAGGCTATCAACTGTCTccaccaagaagacttggagttcacgAAGCACTTTGGAAAGTTTAGGTCTTTATGGGCCGAACTTGAGATGCTACGACCAAGCACCATAGATCCGGCCATCCTAAATGAGAGAAAAGAACAAGATAAGGTCTTTGGTCTCTTATTAACTCTCAACCCTGCATTTAACGACCTCATCAAGCATATCCTTAGAGGTGATAAGCTACCAACTCTTGAGGATGTGTGCTCTCAAGTTCAGAAAGAACAAGGTTCACTTGGTCTCTTTAGCGGCAAGGAGGAGTTACTCACCGCCAACAAAGGAGTCTCCAAGCATGAGGATAAGAAGGTGGTGGTATGCGACCATTGTAAGAAAAAGGGCCATATGAAGGACAAATGCTGGATTCTTCACCCTCATCTTAAGTCGGCTAAGTTCAAGGCAAATCTCTCACAAGAAGGAACGAGTGGTCAAGGTACCGGTATGGTGAATCAAGGAGATGCAGCAGCCCCGACGGTTTCCTATGGAGACTTTGTGCGGAAATCCGACTTGGAGGCTCTCATCAGGTCCATCTCGGCACTAAAAGATTTCGGTACCACATTCTTTGCTTCAAAACCTAATAAAtctcttgttgttgactcgggtgcttctcaccatatgataaGTAACCCTAGTCTcatacacaacataaaaccaTCTCTAGGAAATGTTACCATTGCTAATGGAGATCGTATACCGGTTAAAGGAGTAGGAGACTTGAATCTTTTTAATAAGAATTccaaagctttctttatgcctacctTTACTTCTAATCTTCTATCGGTTAAGAAAGCTACTACTGATCTAACTTGTTATACTATTTTTGGGcctaatagtgtacattttcaggatattgataCTGGAAAGATTCTTGGAGAAGGGGACGCTAaaggagatctctatgtcctagagaataACTCATCAAGTTCATCTAattgtttttcgtttttatcGAACCTTAATGCTATTTCAAGTGAtgtttggcatgctagactaggacaCCCTCACTCTCGTGCCTTCGAATTAATGTTGCCTAATGTTTCGTTTGATAGTTctagttgtgagtcttgtattcttggcaaacattgcaagtctattttcCCTAAATCTACTACAATttatgaacattgctttgatttagtaCACTCTGATGTATGGACATCTCCTTGCCTatctagagataataacaagtattttgtgacttttattgatgagaaaTCTAAGTATACTTGGCTTACATTGCTACCATCTAAAGATAGAGTCTATGGTGCCTTTGTTAAtttcagaattatgttactaatcatttcaatgctaaaataaagATACTAAGATCGGATAATAGGGGAGAATACACAAGCcacaagttaaaaaaacatCTCTCAAGACATGGCATTTTACAGCAAACAAGTTGCCCATACacgccacaacaaaatggagtggcgGAAAGGAAGAACATACACCTTATGGAGGTTGCAAGGTCTATGATGTTCCACAACAATGTCACCTGATCAATAGGACACCAACAAAAGTGTTACACAATGTATCACCTTATGATGtactaaacaaaaccaaaccttctttgaACCACTTACGCgtctttggttgtgtttgttttgttttaataccaGGTGAACAACGGAGTAAACTCGACGCCAAGAGCACTAGATGCATGTTCATTGGCTATTCAACAAGTCAAAAAGGGTACAAGTGTTATGATTCGACTAATGGTCGTACACTCATTTCACGAGATGTGAAGTTTCTTGAACACCAAGGTTACTACGACAAGAAGGATTGGGACAGCTTGAAGGATTTGTCTCATTCAAACTCGGATCGAGCAAAAAATATGCGGGTTTTGCTTGATCATCTCGGCGTTACACGACCAAATCAGACATCCAACGATCCTATCAATTCTTCTACTAGTAGTTCTGAGGGAGCACCatcaagacaagaagaaacagaggtcGAATCTCAACCCCTGCCTCAAGTGACAACATCGGGTTCTCCAGAAGAAGATATCAACGAGGTTGATCGTGACCCCAACACAACCAATGCCGATACTGCGCCATTGCTGCCATCAACTGCCGTCATTCCCCAACTACGGCATAGTGAGCGTCTCAAATTTCCGTCAATCTGGAGAGACGAACGTGTGTACTACAATAATCAGGCCGTGGCTTATCCTATCCAAGCCGTGTGCTCACTTGACATTGTCCCGCCGGCTCATGCAGCTTTTCTTAGCAAGATTGATGCTCAGTTTATTCCACAAACCTACGACGAGGCCAAAGAGCACTAGGAGTGGCTGGACGGCGTTGACAATGAAACAGGTGCCATGGTCTATAACCACACTTGGGACGAGGCCGACCTACCAAAGGGTAAGAGAGCGGTCAGCTCTAAATGGGTGTTCACCATCAAGTATCTCAGTAATGGTGATGTAGAGCGCTACAAAGCTCGCCTTGTGGCCAAGGGCTTCACCCAAACATATGGAACCGACTACACGGATACATTTGCACCTGTAGCGAAGTTAAACACCGTTCGAGTTGTTCTCTCTCCCGCCACAAAGTTATCTTGGGAGTTGTGGCAGATGGACATCAAGAATGCTTTCCTTCAGGGGGAGCTAGAGGAAGAAGTCTATATGCATCCTCCTCCTGGTTTGGAGAATATTGTTGCTCCGGGTAAGGTTCTTAGGCTCCGCAAAGCTATTTATGGTTTGAAACAATCTCCATGAGCATGGTACCACAAGCTTTGCTCTACTCTTCGTACCCATGGCTACAAGCGTTCAGAAGCGGATCACACCTTGTTTACTCTTCGCTCTACTGGTGGCCTGGTCGTGGTCTTGATCTATGTGGACGATATCATCATTTCTGGCGACGATAAGGACGGTATATGCAACACCAAAACTTTTCTTAACTCTacatttgatattaaagatcttggTGAGCTTAAATACTTTATTGGGATTGAAATCTCTCGCTATCTAGAGGGTTTGTTTCTATCCCAACGAAAGTATACACTTGATCTTCTAAATGAGATAGGTAAACTTGGAGCCAAACCAGTGTCCACGCCACTTGAAGAAGGCTACCAGGTCAAGCGAAGGGGGGAGATGAAGAAAACGCCGCCTAACGCCCCGGTCAATAAGCTTGATGAGCCGTACGAGGATGTGGGGAGATACCGTCGACTTGTGGGTAAATTAATCTACCTTACAATCACAAGGCCTGACCTATGCTACGCGGTCAATCAAGTCAGCCAACATATGCAAGCTCTAACGAATTTTGATTGGCACACGGTGGAACGGATTTTTTGCTATCTCAAGGGGAGCCCGACCAAAGGTATTTGGATGGGCAAGAACGACAACAGTGAATTAGTAGGATACTGTGATGCAGACTATGCTGGTGATACAATAGATAGGAGGTCAACAACTGGGTATTGTACATTCGTCGGAGGTAATCTAGTGACTTGGAAgtcaaagaagcagaaggttGTCTCATGTTCAAGCGCCGAGTCGGAGTATAGGGCCATGAAGAAACTAACCAATGAACTTACATGGCTTAAAGCACTTCTGAAAGACCTTGGAATCGAGTCAGATCAACCGATAACCATGCACTGTGACAACAACGCGACAATACATATTACTACAAACTCAGTTTTTGAAACATAGGTTTTTTGTGTGATGGTGGGTGAAAGTGTATGTGTATGGAAGATGGAAGATGGAAGAGGTTTCAATtctcttatgcagttgtaatataagagatgtcaatccataaagtgtGTAATGTGTATGCAATCAGAATGTGAACAATAATCcaagttaagccaagtatgaAAGTGATTTAATAAAACAGGttgatgaaaataaagaaaatgcaGAAAGGAAAATggaacagaaaataaaagaacaacccgaaggtgctcgatcaagcactcgaccgtgtgactggtcgagtgactaggtcgagtgggtttgacaaaaaaacagaTGCAATATTGAGAAACTTAAACTGAGACAAATGCGATGAAACAGAAAGATATGCGATAAATAGACAATCAAATAACAAAGAAGGCTTccagagatggattcatgggctggtgtTCAAGCTGTGGCTATCTAAACTGGTAAACAAATCTCAATataacatgagctatctctagacaatgatcttaatgactcactaatccactctcatgacagaagtgatcaagttacaGTAACATCAttacccaactctcattggtgaaactaTACTGAACAGGCTTTAAGCACCAGACCATTGCTTGTCAAAAACCACCTTGggcaaccaatctcttgggacaaGCATGATGATCTCCAGTAttggctttatctaacaacctagacattggtgtgatgctaggaagcttaagatctactcttaccctctcagatataagaacagcttagagcacacccaacccagaagagatatttaaacaactATCTTAACCATTCCAAACTACGACagccctaaaccagcctaatccatctccagaatcctaactcactactcagatgaactagacatgatgatgataaacataaacccagaaataaatgaaaataacatgATAAGATAGATGAAATGATAAATaacaacaacttaatataaagaagcaaactcagattctcaacaCACTGAAAGTTATGGAACTTACAAAGTATAGAAATCTGAGAGAAACAGTGAATAAATGGgaaaaagcagtaaataaatcctaaaaacccTTAAGGGGTAAACACTAGGTTTTTTGGTTGTTACAAAGACTATCTTGCATAAAAAAGGACTTTTTGCGGCCATGGGGtacaaagagtatatatagaggGAGAGGGAAGCTCAAATTTGGCTACCAGATAAAATAGCAAGGCGGCTCGATGTACTCGACCAGATGTGGTCGAGTGGGTTTCCTTCTGCTTCCCACCAGCCGAGTCTTGAGTTCCACATGGTCTAGTGCTTCCATCCCaacggtcgagtgcttcagATTCAGACGGTCGAGTGCTtcatgttttgttggttttcttcttgattcatcTCCTATTCACTCCATTGATTGCACTCTCTTCATCCCATATGCTATTCTCATGCTTCTTGAGTCCAATTCACCTGTTTAAACAAGgaacaatgcaaatgcaatgcaaatcctactctaatgcacaaacaaTCCTTAAACTATATGAATGTGACAAGATAAACTGATACAACAtgtaaaagatgtaaataaacagTGGTTAAATAGGGTAAAATATACACAGATCAGTTTTCCATGAACGGACCAAGCATATTGAAGTGGACTGCCATAAAGTtcgagagaagattgaagaaggagtAATCTTACTGTGCCATACTCCAAGTAAAGATCAGTTGGCCGACATCTTCACCAAGGCTACGAGTCCTCAAGTTTGTGAATACATCTATGGCAAACTTGGACTCGCGGATTCCACACATCCAAGATAAGCTCGCCTAACTCGTGAATgtcatactctttttcccttaacataggtttgtcccatgaggttttctatgttgaggtttttaatgaggtgatacTTCACGGGTTCCAAGCCTAGCCATCTCATCCAGCTaggcttgagggggagtattgaccgTGATCGATCATGAACTTGGTGATGGTCGAAGAGAAGGATCGATAATCCCTCCTAATAACCGTTAGATGAGAAATCAAATGTGATCACGTGTGGAGTCCTTTTATGGAAACCAAGGATATGTCGCACCCACTTTCCTTATTTCCCTATCTATATGTGGGATTGTATTAAGGTCGTAGCCCTAGTTCCCTTGTACTATAAAATGGCTCTAGCCTACATTGTATTCTGTATTCTAATGGAAGTCCATCGATTCTCATATTCTCTTTGTTAAACACACACATCATCTCACTAATTCTCACACATCTCTACACTACTTCCGCTAATCCTAACAAGAATCACACCGTTCTTCGTCACATCGAAAACGAAGCCAAATTGGAGATGGATTTTGGTGGTCAAATAGGTGTCATAAGGGAAAACGACATGGTAGATGGAGGAAGACGACGAGCAGTTACGATTGTAGGCGTCGATGTTGACTGAATCGCAGAGGAATTCATCGTTGTCGGCGGCGAAATCAATAATGAAAATAATCAGAGAATAATCGAGAAGTTGGATTTTCGaatatgaaataataattaataattttaatgtttcaatatttaattagagtatgtgtgctaattttggaaaatatgaGAGTGTGTGGTTGTGTGATATGTATGACAACTGGTCATGTGGATCCCACTAGCCCCCGCTAGCTTGCCTCCATAGGCCTAAAGCTGGTCTTGCatggcatcgatcctaacccctcactgtggatatccaaatccaccagtaggttattggtgcgtcaagcgttcctcgaaccctggtccccaccctttaacaactttcccacaggacaagctatCACCAATTGATCTtttaacgccccgaccgccacctattagtgggctccatgtccaatcccagtccatgggcccactttccttaatgggcctcacgtcctcccactaggcccgtgagcctaTCCATATCAAACGACTgatttgctacgtccgggaggctttaaagacttgttaccatccctacaattcaccacatgatctttccatgtgttttgtcctcactcgcacagttccaacagTCACTTTCCGGAAgttcacccatcctaagactactccaacTTAAGCACACTTAattctggagttctctcaggccccttgaccgaaaagataagtgcactttggtgacataggtggccaaatcaattcttttatacctctctgcaagtctctcaaatcggggtgtcacaattcacccccactaacagatcggacgtcctcgttgcgcaccaagaccatCACACCCcaacggtgtgagcccactcgactccacactcgtctgggttcggctttgataccacttgtaacgcccgaCCGCTACCTATTAGTGgtccccatgtccaatcccagtccatgggcccactttccttaatgggcctcacgtcctctcactaggcccgtgagcccatccatatctgacggccggtttgctacgtccggaaggctttaaagacttgttaccaacCCTACAattcaccacatgatctttctgtgtgttttgttctcactcgcacaattccgacagtcacttcccggaaggtcacccattttgagactactccagctcaagcacgcttaactctggagttctttcaggcccttgaccgaaaagatatgtgcactttggtgacttaggtggccaaatcaattcttttatacctctccgcaagtctctgaaaccggggtgtcacactatgattggaagaaaaacttaaaattgtgcTACTATTGAGAATTGCCCTAGTTTTAATCCTTTACTATATCATATttccaaaacctaaaaatataaataaaaggatcatattagattttttttttttaaatgtaatctCTATATTATTATCATATTAGAAAGCAAGAATAAGAACTATAAAGTTTGATACAAATTtgcaaataaaattttgagagaaaatgAGATTGATATGAGAATGCCACAACgtagtatttatattttagagATAGTTGGCTATAAGTTTTAATAGGATTTTGAAATAATCCTCTAAAGATTACACACGTTTTGTTAGGATCACATTTGATTAATATCTCAATCGtttacatagatttttttttttttaaacaaaggtAATTGATCCATTAAAGTTTAGGACTCATTACAAAGAAGGCCCAAGTCCCTTTTAGCCAGATAATCAGCTTGGTGATTTTGATTTCTAGGGATGAAATGAAAGGAAACATAATCGAAATTATTTGATAGAGAAAGGACATCGTGGAGAGTCCCATGAAGTTCCTTGATGTAGATCTTCTGATTCAAAGCTTGGACCAGCGATTGCGAATCGGAAGCGATCGATATCGGGCTGATGTTCGATTCAACCGCAACTTTAATCGAAATTAGCGTTGCAACCGCTTCGGCCATCAAAGGTGAGAGTATGTGGGTTGAAGAGGCTGAGCCGCGGATCTTGACCTGGTCGTCTGGAGTTTTGATGATCCATTTGAAGCCTGCAAATCCATCTTCTTTCCATTAAGCGTCAGTGAAGCATCGAAAAGTACCGGGGGGTCTGGAGGCTTATTGATAGTAGTAGGGTTTCGGGTTGGGGTGGAGAGAGGGTTTTGTGCCTTCTGCCATTCTTTTGGTCTACTCATAGATATCTCCAGCGTTTCTGCAACTGATTGGTGTGTCTTGTTGAAGATCAGTTTGTTACGGGAGGTCCAAAGGGACCAGATGATCCTCGGGGATAGGGGGCCTGATCCAATACCTGTTGGGGGCAAGCAGGTAAgtttattaacattttcaatGCCCTGGTCTGTAGTTGTAAAAGTGTCCAGAGGGGGAGGATTCTGGAAGGGTGCGTTAGACCACACAAGTTTCGCATAGGGGCACTTGAAGAATAGGTGTAGAGTTGATTCCTCGTTACCACAGTGGGAGCAAGCAGCTGAGTCCGTAATATTTCGATGTTGTAGATTCTTACCCACTGGGAGAGCATTTTGAGCAGCCTTCCAGAGGAGGAGCTTTGTTTTTGGGGAGGTTCTCAGGTTCCATATGTTGTGTTGCCAGTTGAAAGTGACGGTGTTTGGTCGATCCGGTTGCTCTTCGTCTCCAACAGAGGAATCAAGCTTTGAGGCTTCAAAGTAACTAGATTTGGCAGTGTAAATCCCATCCTTTGTTGGTAGCCAGGCCCAGGTATCTTTTGCCCCTTTTGCACTCGGTTTTAGCTTTAAAATCATATCCTCCTACAAAGGAAGGATATTTCTGATAACTTCCGTACTCCATTTGTTTGTGTGAGGGATAATGAGGTCAGCCACTGTAAGATTCTACATTACTTCGGTTGGAGGTCCCATTGCGCCTGTTGGTGTTGAGAGAGATAGCCATGGAGTTCTCCATAGAGGTGTATGTTCTCTGGATCCCACTAGTACTCCTAAGTTTGATATGAGAAGGTCTCGACCCAAGCAAATACTTTTCCATCCATGCGAGGCTGAGTTTGGAACCCAACATCTTGATGTCTCTAAGTCCCAATCCTCctaattttgttggttttgctAATCTTTTCCAAGCAATCTAGgccatctttttctttcttgtatttGTGTCCCACCAAAAGCGTGTCAAGGCTGACTGGATCCGTCTGCAGGTAGGTGAAAGCAGGACATTGTATAGATTGGCATGGCTGTCAGCACATATTTGAGCATGGTTCGTTTTCCAGCTGTGGATAAGAAGCATGAAGACCAGCTAAGTGCTCTCTGTTTGATACAATCTACTATGGAAGAGAAAAggtcttttttctttctaccaaAAAGCTCTGGTAACCCAAGGTACTTGTCCTGGCCCCCTTCCTTATGTATTTCGAGTATTCTTTTTGCTGCTTCCTTCATCTCTGGAGGGGTTTTAACTGAGAAGGTGATGGATGATTTCGTTTGATTTATCTTTTGCCCTGAGGCTGCTTCATATTTTAGTAGGATCCTTCGGAGTGTTTGATAGCTGTTGGGGTCAGAACGTATGAAAAACATGGTATCATCGGCGAAAAGCAGGTGATTTACTCTAGGGCTTCCTTTTGCCACTCGTAGACCTTGTAAGTTTCCTTGATGTTGAGCTTTTAAGCATAGTCCTGACCGAACCTCACTACAAATAATGAACAGGTAGGGGGATAGCGGATCACCTTGTCTGATTCCACGTTGGGGATTGACTAAGCCTTTAGCTTGTCCATTGATGAGGTATGAATACGACACAGTGGATATGCATTTCATAATCCAATTTATCCAGGTATTGTGAAAACCTAATTGTATCAAGGCTGCTTTTATGAAATCCCATTCTAACTTGTCATATGCTTTACTCATGTCTGTTTTTACcgccatgaaacatctcttttCAGCTCCGGATGTCTTCAGATATTGTAGTGCTTCATGTGTGATGAGGACGTTATCCGCTATGGCTCTTTGAGGCACAAAGGCTGATTGATTTTCCGAGATGCAACAATGCAAAACAGGTTGTAATCTCTTAGCCAGTAGTTTTGAAATGATCTTATAGTAGACTGACCATAGAGCTATTGGTCTGTAATCTGCTATTTTTTTAGCCTCAGTGGTTTTTGGGATGAGTCTGACATGAGTATGGTTGATCTTTTTTGGCAGGGAACCTGATATGAAGAAAGCTTAAATCTCTGCAATGATAGCCTCACCCACTGAGGGCTAGTTCGTTTGGAATAAACTAGCTGATAAGCCGTCTGGTCCTGGTGCTTTATCAGGGTGGATCGAGAAGCAGGCCTGTTTGATTTCTAGTGGGGTTGGCATAGAGGTCAGTTTCTCATTCATTTCATTGGTGACACACGGTGTTAAAGCTTCTTTTACCACTGTCGTCCTGTTTCCATCCTGAGAGGTGAATATATCCTGATAGTAATCTGAGATCACTTTCACAATCTATTTCTCCTCATATACTTTTGTTCCGGAGGTTGATTCTAGGATAGAGATATTATTCAttgcttttctgttttttgtagCCGCATGAAAGTACC
The sequence above is a segment of the Camelina sativa cultivar DH55 chromosome 10, Cs, whole genome shotgun sequence genome. Coding sequences within it:
- the LOC109126900 gene encoding uncharacterized protein LOC109126900 — its product is MILKLKPSAKGAKDTWAWLPTKDGIYTAKSSYFEASKLDSSVGDEEQPDRPNTVTFNWQHNIWNLRTSPKTKLLLWKAAQNALPVGKNLQHRNITDSAACSHCGNEESTLHLFFKCPYAKLVWSNAPFQNPPPLDTFTTTDQGIENVNKLTCLPPTGIGSGPLSPRIIWSLWTSRNKLIFNKTHQSVAETLEISMSRPKEWQKAQNPLSTPTRNPTTINKPPDPPVLFDASLTLNGKKMDLQASNGSSKLQTTRSRSAAQPLQPTYSHL